In the Juglans microcarpa x Juglans regia isolate MS1-56 chromosome 6D, Jm3101_v1.0, whole genome shotgun sequence genome, one interval contains:
- the LOC121234521 gene encoding 14.7 kDa ribonuclease H-like protein — translation MEGKELMEQETALSDCEIKVWGSDAHRRRSYELYWKKPSVGRIKLNIDGSSLGNPGASGAGGVLWASYGNIVLAFSKNLDAGTNTSAELRAMVFGLRYCRDMGFQGIDVESDLQVCVRFKEVEEYNPEDVSIFDLHGVMKLKRELCEANVM, via the exons ATGGAAGGTAAGGAGTTGATGGAGCAAGAGACTGCACTTAGTGATTGCGAAATAAAGGTTTGGGGCTCTGATGCACATAGAAG AAGGTCATATGAACTGTATTGGAAGAAACCAAGTGTTGGTAGAATTAAACTAAACATAGACGGAAGCAGTTTGGGGAATCCGGGAGCTTCAGGGGCAGGAGGTGTTTTATGGGCTTCTTATGGAAATATTGTTCTGGCTTTTTCGAAGAACCTTGATGCAGGTACGAATACTAGTGCAGAGTTGCGGGCAATGGTTTTTGGGTTAAGATATTGTCGAGATATGGGTTTTCAAGGCATAGACGTGGAGTCAGATTTGCAAGTGTGTGTGCG GTTTAAGGAGGTTGAGGAGTATAATCCAGAGGATGTTTCGATCTTTGATCTTCATGGTGTTATGAAGCTGAAAAGGGAACTTTGTGAGGCAAATGTAatgtag
- the LOC121236014 gene encoding squamosa promoter-binding-like protein 13A, whose product MDWHLKAPSWDFTELEQEAFPNTETVGGSSSFGYQRTNEGDFSVDLKLGQLGNSANEPVNKWKEPGVSKMSSSPSGSSKRARATNNGSNHPVSCLVDGCTSDLSNCRDYHRRHKVCEPHSKTPQVTICGQKQRFCQQCSRFHSLEEFDEGKKSCRKRLDGHNRRRRKPQPEPLSRSGNFLSNYQGTQLMSFSSSHVYPSTTMVSPAWAGVLNTAADARLHNQQQQLQLLDKEKLFLGSSPSTSSTNYMGGKQLSFLQGGSTILNNQSSLEAPVCQPLLRTIALSENGGARSKMYGDRLTTGVRDSDCALSLLSSPQSQSSGLALSHMVHPNSVSLVQPLDSSLHGNNLEPMESVLISSGSNSNIHCQGMFHMASEESPANETPQTFPFQWE is encoded by the exons ATGGACTGGCACTTGAAAGCACCTTCTTGGGATTTCACAGAATTAGAACAAGAAGCCTTTCCCAACACAGAAACAGTAGGTGGTTCAAGTAGTTTTGGATATCAAAGGACCAATGAAGGAGATTTTTCAGTTGATTTGAAGCTCGGTCAGTTGGGTAATTCAGCCAATGAGCCAGTGAATAAATGGAAGGAGCCTGGCGTCTCAAAAATGTCATCATCACCTTCCGGATCATCAAAGAGGGCCAGAGCAACTAACAATGGTAGTAATCACCCAGTGTCATGCCTTGTTGATGGCTGCACTTCAGACCTTAGTAATTGTAGGGATTACCATAGGCGCCACAAGGTGTGTGAGCCCCATTCCAAGACTCCCCAAGTAACCATTTGTGGCCAGAAGCAAAGGTTCTGCCAGCAGTGCAGCAG GTTCCATTCACTGGAGGAATTtgatgaaggaaagaaaagcTGCAGAAAACGTCTCGATGGACACAATCGGAGGCGAAGAAAGCCTCAACCTGAACCCCTATCTCGATCTGGGAACTTCTTGTCCAATTACCAAG GCACCCAGTTGATGTCATTCTCCAGTTCACACGTATATCCCTCCACTACCATGGTGAGCCCTGCCTGGGCTGGAGTTCTCAATACTGCTGCAGATGCTAGGCTTCATAACCAGCAGCAACAGTTACAGTTACTGGATAAAGAAAAACTATTTCTTGGATCCTCCCCAAGTACTAGCAGCACCAATTATATGGGAGGGAAGCAACTGTCATTCTTGCAGGGCGGCAGCACCATACTCAACAACCAATCATCTCTTGAAGCTCCTGTCTGCCAGCCACTTCTGAGGACCATTGCTTTATCAGAAAATGGTGGAGCTAGGAGCAAAATGTATGGTGACAGGTTAACAACTGGAGTCCGTGACTCAGATtgtgctctctctcttctgTCATCGCCTCAGTCACAGTCATCTGGCCTTGCTTTGAGCCACATGGTGCATCCCAATTCAGTCTCCCTGGTGCAGCCCTTAGACTCAAGCTTACATGGTAACAACTTAGAGCCTATGGAATCAGTTCTGATTTCCAGTGGCAGTAACAGTAACATCCATTGCCAGGGAATGTTTCATATGGCGTCTGAGGAATCACCAGCAAACGAAACCCCTCAAACATTTCCCTTTCAGTGGGAGTAA